From Methanomassiliicoccales archaeon, one genomic window encodes:
- a CDS encoding chloride channel protein: MPWWIIPLFTMAGLLVGLIYHLVSFGEDNIFESMMTGEIEASKVSWKLLNGFITLIGGFSLGPEAPAGLMAGGLTSVITKRRGFSEEDSKDTFIASVSGAFGGLFTSPFVGVMMALELSNPSRREFTRALAMDSIAAVSGFAIFYTLIGVNPEIGFINLPSYDFQTWHILLGIFFGLVGTCFGLIFVFSMKLIKSLLKPLQGRPLIKCTMMGFLLGTLAFALPLSLFFGLEELAHVFEFASTIGIVVLLLAVIARILATSGALATGFVGGPIFPTFFMGGTLGTIFTLLFPEIPIALSAGALAAAIPAVILPIPLSISLFAMMFLGLSTGEMVPVVTAGVVSYVLTQSIKTRMVSRKEKSAQG, from the coding sequence ATGCCTTGGTGGATAATTCCTCTATTCACAATGGCCGGTCTGTTGGTGGGACTCATTTACCACCTCGTTAGCTTTGGAGAGGACAATATTTTCGAGTCAATGATGACCGGGGAAATCGAAGCTTCAAAGGTGTCGTGGAAGCTCCTCAATGGATTCATAACCCTTATCGGCGGATTCAGCCTTGGACCTGAAGCTCCAGCAGGACTGATGGCGGGCGGCCTGACTTCCGTGATTACCAAGAGGAGAGGATTCTCCGAGGAGGATAGCAAAGATACCTTCATCGCCAGCGTTAGCGGGGCGTTCGGCGGTCTGTTCACATCTCCCTTCGTTGGGGTTATGATGGCCTTGGAACTCTCGAATCCGAGCAGGCGCGAGTTCACCAGGGCCCTCGCCATGGATTCCATAGCAGCAGTGTCAGGGTTCGCCATCTTCTACACCCTGATCGGTGTTAACCCAGAGATAGGCTTCATCAACCTCCCCTCATATGATTTCCAGACCTGGCATATCCTCCTGGGCATATTCTTTGGTCTGGTGGGGACATGTTTTGGTCTAATCTTCGTCTTTAGTATGAAGTTGATAAAGAGTCTATTGAAACCATTGCAGGGGAGACCACTTATCAAGTGCACGATGATGGGCTTTCTATTAGGGACTCTTGCCTTCGCACTTCCACTCTCCCTGTTCTTCGGGTTGGAGGAACTTGCCCACGTTTTCGAGTTCGCCTCGACCATTGGCATAGTCGTTCTCTTGCTGGCGGTCATTGCGAGGATCCTCGCCACTTCGGGAGCCCTTGCAACCGGCTTCGTAGGCGGTCCCATCTTCCCCACATTCTTTATGGGTGGGACCCTGGGAACAATATTCACCCTGCTGTTTCCCGAGATTCCGATCGCGCTCTCGGCGGGGGCTTTGGCCGCTGCCATTCCCGCTGTCATCCTTCCAATACCCCTTAGCATCAGTCTCTTTGCCATGATGTTCCTAGGTCTATCCACAGGTGAGATGGTGCCGGTGGTAACAGCGGGAGTGGTCTCCTAT
- a CDS encoding cation transporter, whose translation MVSRKRKVAMLSVYSNTFLVVLKFITGFLMGSVSVISEGIHSAIDLVAAIIANYSVKKSEEPADERHPYGHGKFENYAGVIEAILIFIAAAIIVYESGLRLIFGSEVEFLIAGLAIMALSAVINYFVSRKLYQVGKEEDSMALVADGLHLRTDVLTSIGVFLGLMAITITGWTFLDPIIAIGVALLIVKASIDLTREASKGLVDETLPDEDLGKIETVLYNHREYFEGFHALRTRKSGAERFIDLHLVMRPDVKLNDAFRVCRHLEDEISGSMPKTNVMIRCEPSDFEDLEGHLGDYYLIDKETRETDFKDKKD comes from the coding sequence ATGGTCTCTCGCAAAAGAAAGGTCGCAATGCTGTCGGTGTACAGCAACACCTTCCTTGTAGTCCTCAAATTCATCACCGGATTCCTAATGGGTTCTGTCAGTGTTATTTCTGAGGGCATACACTCAGCGATTGACCTGGTCGCTGCAATAATCGCCAATTACTCAGTCAAGAAATCTGAGGAACCTGCGGACGAGAGGCATCCCTACGGCCACGGCAAGTTCGAAAACTACGCGGGAGTGATAGAGGCCATACTCATCTTCATCGCAGCCGCCATAATTGTCTATGAGTCAGGACTGAGACTGATCTTCGGTTCGGAGGTAGAGTTCCTTATAGCGGGACTTGCGATAATGGCCCTCTCGGCCGTGATAAATTATTTTGTCTCAAGAAAGCTGTATCAGGTTGGGAAGGAGGAGGACTCCATGGCACTTGTTGCAGATGGTCTCCACCTCAGGACCGACGTCCTCACATCAATTGGTGTTTTCCTAGGTCTGATGGCCATAACCATCACAGGATGGACCTTTCTGGACCCTATTATCGCGATAGGGGTGGCGTTGCTCATAGTGAAGGCTTCAATAGACCTCACAAGGGAGGCTAGTAAGGGGCTTGTGGATGAAACACTACCTGATGAGGACCTTGGTAAGATTGAGACTGTGCTTTACAATCATAGAGAGTACTTCGAAGGATTCCACGCACTCAGGACTAGAAAATCTGGTGCAGAGAGATTCATTGACCTGCATCTGGTGATGAGGCCAGATGTCAAGCTCAATGATGCCTTCCGAGTATGCCGCCATCTTGAGGATGAGATAAGCGGAAGCATGCCCAAGACCAATGTAATGATTAGATGCGAGCCATCAGACTTTGAGGACCTAGAGGGCCATCTGGGAGATTATTACCTTATTGACAAAGAGACTCGAGAGACAGATTTCAAAGACAAGAAGGATTGA
- a CDS encoding adenylosuccinate lyase — protein MLLCPLDYRYGRDDIKSIFAEESRLLALLKVEVSLAKAHAEVGNIPREAASEIARKANLEHIKIERVKEIEDETKHDIMAVVRALTEQCGDAGRFVHLGATSNDIIDTATAIQLGEALKIISRDIDELIISLATVAKKHRGTVMVGRTHGQYAIPITFGFKVAGYLAEMIRYRERINEVSARILVGKMSGAVGTGAALGEHFFRIQELVMKDLGIGVEEVATQIVGRDRYTELITLMASICTSCERYATEVRNLQRSEIQEVCEAFDAEKQVGSSTMAHKKNPVISENVCGLTRIVRSFVTPTYENMILWHERDLTNSSAERFIIPHVIVLTDDILAKTRKMLSFLAVNKDRMLSNLAMAKGKIMAEAVMIALVEKGMGRQVAHEIVRRASMEADEKDVHLMETLRNNDEVISLISDDELEKVMDPKNYVGKSPEIVDRTVAKAELLLGIKI, from the coding sequence ATGCTTCTTTGCCCTCTAGACTACAGGTACGGAAGGGACGACATCAAGTCGATATTCGCCGAAGAGAGCAGGCTCCTGGCTCTATTAAAAGTGGAAGTATCTCTTGCCAAGGCCCATGCAGAGGTCGGCAACATACCTAGAGAGGCGGCTAGTGAGATCGCCAGAAAGGCCAATTTAGAGCATATCAAAATAGAGAGGGTCAAGGAGATCGAGGACGAGACTAAGCACGATATCATGGCTGTTGTCAGGGCCCTAACAGAGCAATGTGGAGATGCAGGAAGATTCGTCCACCTTGGGGCAACTTCCAATGACATCATAGATACGGCGACGGCGATTCAACTTGGTGAGGCTCTGAAGATAATCTCAAGGGATATCGACGAGCTCATCATTTCGCTGGCAACGGTGGCCAAGAAGCATCGAGGTACGGTGATGGTAGGAAGGACCCATGGCCAGTATGCCATTCCAATCACCTTTGGCTTCAAGGTTGCTGGATATCTCGCTGAGATGATCAGGTACAGGGAGAGGATCAACGAAGTGAGTGCGAGGATCCTCGTAGGGAAGATGTCGGGAGCTGTGGGCACAGGCGCTGCCCTGGGTGAGCATTTCTTCCGGATCCAGGAATTGGTCATGAAGGATTTGGGCATCGGCGTGGAGGAGGTCGCTACCCAGATCGTTGGCCGAGACAGATACACGGAACTCATAACACTGATGGCAAGCATCTGTACCTCGTGTGAGAGGTACGCAACTGAGGTTCGCAACCTGCAAAGGAGTGAGATCCAAGAGGTATGCGAGGCCTTCGATGCCGAGAAGCAGGTGGGAAGCTCGACCATGGCACATAAGAAGAACCCCGTGATCTCCGAGAACGTGTGCGGCCTAACGAGAATAGTCCGATCCTTCGTCACACCTACCTATGAGAATATGATCCTCTGGCATGAGAGGGATCTTACCAACTCAAGCGCAGAGAGATTCATCATACCACATGTCATAGTCCTGACCGATGACATCCTGGCCAAGACAAGGAAAATGCTCTCTTTCCTAGCGGTGAACAAGGATAGGATGCTGTCCAACTTGGCCATGGCCAAGGGAAAGATAATGGCTGAGGCTGTGATGATCGCCCTCGTAGAGAAGGGCATGGGACGTCAGGTAGCTCACGAGATTGTCCGTAGAGCGAGCATGGAGGCCGATGAAAAGGACGTCCATCTAATGGAGACGTTAAGGAATAATGACGAGGTCATTTCTCTGATATCCGATGATGAGCTTGAGAAGGTGATGGATCCCAAGAACTACGTGGGAAAGTCTCCAGAGATCGTCGACAGGACAGTAGCGAAGGCTGAGCTGCTCCTCGGCATAAAGATCTGA
- a CDS encoding helix-turn-helix transcriptional regulator, translated as MGSGSLNEGQISRLIADEYAARILKATYQRPMSVQQLSRMCDIPIAVAYRRIGELEEHGLVRCVRQEEVYRGKKVKFFSCAVKLVKYLFDQGDFTIEVDWIPEEELSPCEELGAEG; from the coding sequence ATGGGCAGTGGTTCCTTGAACGAAGGTCAGATATCACGTTTAATAGCTGACGAATATGCAGCGAGGATACTCAAAGCCACGTACCAGCGTCCCATGTCGGTGCAGCAGCTGAGCAGGATGTGCGACATCCCAATTGCGGTGGCCTATCGACGCATCGGAGAGCTGGAGGAGCATGGTCTGGTTCGCTGCGTGAGGCAGGAGGAGGTGTACAGAGGAAAAAAGGTGAAGTTCTTCTCCTGTGCTGTCAAGCTGGTCAAGTACCTATTCGACCAAGGTGATTTCACCATCGAGGTCGATTGGATCCCTGAAGAAGAGCTCTCTCCTTGTGAAGAGCTTGGCGCGGAGGGATGA
- a CDS encoding phosphoserine phosphatase: MEDLEKKRQASNYEAEKHKQVRDQLNEETKKWVETRDELNAKVRELIEEASKHRETRDQLNAKVKEAKAQRDDWNKKVSDLNDTVMQLKKDNMPKEGPPIKKLKKELKNMEFKQMTSVLSPEKERELIDLLSDMQAQIKEREKSMEQNSEIKEAIKELREARDKAEDHHKQVGVLAEKAQSEHDSMIDLYEKADEMRKQADEAQEKFIECKLKADEEHRKHIDFIRQVHDYDKIITGLRQKVRKAKKKKEESDAKKEAEEIFEKFRSGEKLSTEDIMALQKSGYL, translated from the coding sequence TTGGAGGACCTTGAAAAAAAGAGACAAGCCAGCAATTATGAGGCTGAAAAGCACAAGCAGGTGCGAGATCAGCTCAACGAGGAGACCAAGAAATGGGTGGAGACCAGGGATGAGCTCAATGCCAAGGTCCGCGAGCTCATCGAGGAGGCCTCCAAACACAGAGAAACCAGGGATCAGTTGAACGCCAAGGTCAAAGAGGCCAAGGCACAACGGGATGATTGGAACAAGAAGGTCAGCGATCTCAACGATACGGTCATGCAGCTCAAGAAGGACAACATGCCAAAGGAAGGGCCTCCCATCAAGAAGCTCAAGAAGGAGCTCAAGAACATGGAGTTCAAGCAGATGACCTCAGTCCTATCTCCTGAGAAGGAGAGAGAGCTCATCGATCTCCTCTCTGATATGCAGGCGCAGATCAAGGAGAGGGAGAAGTCCATGGAACAGAACTCAGAGATCAAAGAGGCCATCAAGGAACTGAGGGAAGCTAGAGACAAGGCCGAAGATCACCACAAGCAGGTGGGCGTGCTTGCTGAGAAGGCACAGTCTGAGCATGACTCAATGATAGATCTCTATGAGAAGGCCGATGAGATGAGAAAGCAGGCCGATGAGGCTCAGGAGAAATTCATCGAGTGCAAGCTGAAGGCGGACGAGGAACACAGAAAGCATATCGATTTCATCCGCCAGGTGCACGATTACGACAAGATAATCACTGGTCTCAGACAGAAGGTTCGTAAAGCAAAGAAGAAGAAGGAAGAGAGCGATGCTAAGAAGGAAGCGGAGGAGATCTTCGAAAAATTCAGGAGCGGCGAGAAGCTTTCCACCGAGGACATCATGGCGCTTCAAAAATCTGGGTATCTATGA
- the ffh gene encoding signal recognition particle protein, with the protein MVLEGLGKSLRDILAKVAKAGHVDEKLVKEISRDIQRALLQGDVNVKLVLQLTKDLERRALNEKPPAGMSIREHLVKIIYEELVKILGEKRSIPIKGQTIMMVGLYGQGKTTHCGKLAYYFNKKGMSVGLIAADVHRPAAYDQLAQLGEKISIPVFGDPNEKNAPNIVKKGMEHFSDTDIVIIDTSGRHALEDDLIEELKAVSKVAEPDERILILDAATGQQAGPQAKAFHDAVGVTSVIITKMDGTAKGGGALSAVAQTEASIVFIGTGEHLRDLEAFEPARFISRLLGMGDIQTLMEKAQESMTEEQALETTKKIMAGRFTLKEMYEQMEMLTNMGPLQKLISMIPGMPGLTDKVDFEASQEKLYRFRVILDSMTDEEMENPKIIKSSRVIRIARGAGVDPRDVRELLRQYNTSKKAVKGFMGNRKLRKQMLKQLQAGGIEDFGGFS; encoded by the coding sequence ATGGTACTTGAAGGACTGGGGAAATCACTGAGGGATATTCTCGCTAAAGTGGCCAAAGCGGGTCATGTAGACGAGAAGCTCGTAAAGGAGATCTCCAGGGACATCCAGAGAGCCCTTCTCCAGGGAGATGTTAATGTCAAACTGGTGCTCCAGCTGACCAAGGACCTGGAGCGGAGGGCATTGAACGAGAAGCCCCCTGCTGGCATGAGTATAAGGGAGCATCTTGTCAAGATCATTTACGAGGAACTAGTGAAGATACTGGGGGAGAAACGCAGCATCCCCATCAAAGGCCAGACCATAATGATGGTCGGTCTCTACGGCCAAGGGAAGACAACACACTGCGGAAAACTGGCATACTACTTCAACAAAAAAGGAATGAGTGTTGGACTCATAGCCGCCGATGTTCACCGACCTGCGGCCTATGATCAGCTGGCGCAGTTGGGGGAGAAGATCAGTATTCCCGTCTTCGGAGATCCGAATGAGAAAAACGCTCCAAATATTGTGAAAAAGGGGATGGAGCATTTCTCAGACACGGATATTGTAATAATCGATACCTCGGGCAGACATGCACTTGAGGATGATCTCATAGAGGAACTCAAGGCAGTGTCCAAGGTCGCAGAGCCGGACGAACGTATCCTCATTCTTGATGCAGCGACAGGTCAGCAAGCGGGACCCCAAGCAAAGGCCTTCCATGATGCTGTAGGAGTGACCTCCGTCATCATCACCAAGATGGACGGCACGGCCAAGGGCGGGGGAGCCCTAAGTGCCGTGGCCCAGACCGAAGCTTCCATCGTCTTCATTGGCACGGGGGAGCACCTCCGGGACCTAGAGGCATTCGAGCCCGCGAGATTCATTTCACGCCTTCTGGGAATGGGCGACATACAAACATTGATGGAGAAAGCCCAGGAGTCAATGACCGAAGAACAGGCCTTAGAGACCACCAAGAAGATCATGGCTGGCCGCTTCACGCTCAAGGAGATGTACGAGCAGATGGAGATGCTCACCAACATGGGACCCCTGCAGAAGCTCATTTCCATGATACCCGGCATGCCTGGACTCACAGATAAAGTGGACTTTGAGGCATCCCAGGAGAAACTCTATAGGTTCAGAGTGATACTCGATTCCATGACCGACGAGGAGATGGAGAACCCGAAGATCATCAAGTCATCACGGGTGATAAGGATCGCCCGTGGCGCTGGAGTCGATCCCAGGGATGTTCGGGAACTTCTTAGGCAATACAACACCTCCAAGAAGGCGGTCAAGGGATTCATGGGAAACCGCAAGCTCCGCAAGCAGATGTTGAAGCAGCTTCAGGCCGGGGGCATTGAGGACTTTGGAGGATTCTCATGA
- the trmY gene encoding tRNA (pseudouridine(54)-N(1))-methyltransferase TrmY — protein MRRFVVVGHRAITSGDFKLDDLCGSAGRLDVLLRAINSSFFLSHDIRKDVELHLILLGEPEPPKTVRLVGSELKYLNPDERSTGALIRNALMKKAKGEEKSSPGIYISNRSYKDVLSTIPKGTQFVYLKEDGMDIRNIDLGDDVTFVLSDDQDLSAEEEEILMDYSPENVSLGPISYHSDHCILVVNNEIDRRLR, from the coding sequence ATGAGGAGATTCGTCGTGGTGGGTCACCGGGCCATTACCTCGGGCGACTTCAAGCTGGATGACCTTTGCGGAAGTGCTGGTAGACTAGATGTGCTATTGAGAGCCATCAATTCATCATTCTTTCTCTCACATGACATCAGGAAGGATGTTGAGCTTCATCTGATACTACTGGGTGAGCCTGAGCCTCCAAAGACCGTTAGGCTGGTAGGATCTGAACTGAAGTACCTGAATCCCGATGAGAGGAGCACGGGTGCGCTGATACGTAACGCCCTCATGAAGAAAGCCAAAGGGGAGGAGAAATCCTCACCTGGCATATACATCTCGAACCGGTCTTACAAGGACGTCCTTTCGACCATTCCAAAGGGGACCCAGTTCGTATATCTAAAAGAGGATGGAATGGACATCAGGAATATTGACCTGGGTGATGACGTGACCTTCGTTCTGAGTGACGACCAGGATCTATCCGCCGAGGAGGAGGAGATACTGATGGATTACAGTCCTGAGAATGTGAGCCTTGGACCGATAAGCTATCACTCAGATCATTGCATCCTTGTGGTGAATAACGAGATAGACCGGAGGCTTCGCTAG
- a CDS encoding DUF2116 family Zn-ribbon domain-containing protein translates to MEKIPQHKHCSECGKAFIGSEKYCSTECKKGGEKILKTRKRQLLILYVVTLVILTVAVIIMAV, encoded by the coding sequence ATGGAGAAGATACCTCAGCACAAGCACTGCTCCGAATGCGGAAAAGCATTTATCGGCAGCGAAAAGTACTGCTCCACCGAATGCAAGAAAGGCGGGGAGAAGATACTGAAAACCCGCAAGAGGCAGCTGCTAATCCTCTATGTAGTTACCCTTGTCATACTAACTGTAGCTGTCATCATCATGGCGGTATGA